In Cupriavidus taiwanensis, the following are encoded in one genomic region:
- a CDS encoding hybrid sensor histidine kinase/response regulator, with product MTYRFFSRLLPRSLPQPSAQLDVETRAKLMAIVHKNAPTAIVASVLLPALTAIGFWNDVSHGALLGWGAVMLLLTTGGLWFYIGYQRDHALMSRSAHTRKWWNNMRAVAFLTGVTWGSSALLHLYTDSTVFSSVLYLLTLGVLAGGAVSQAPVPSNLVYAGVPILVPNLLMAEFAFPGHGAYVQGLLAIYALMLSRHAFNLQVTLVRAIQLEGASRRLAKQFQDEKERALHASEEKSRFLAAASHDLRQPVHALVMLVEALRARNQSSALHPLVEQVAAGTQTIDLLFRSLLDLSKLEGRKVLPTLEPCELGALIRDVMSQFAADARESGLTLTPRVPDELYAMAEPVLLRRALFNLVQNALRYTQRGGVLVTARQRRKHVRLEVWDTGAGVTPEHLPDIFSPYYQVHNPQRDPSQGLGLGLAIFKECVRLMRGTYGVRSVPGKGSVFWFALAPVPAETVASVREMRAMAQAEEAKPDRLQGTVLVVDDDSQIRKAWIALMEAWGIRVACAAHGADADKLFAQGLRPDIIFCDLRLPGSENGLDLLERWQNTQPQARSALLTGDLKSAALAAAEEAGYFVLPKPVDPASLRLLLRRWLRPA from the coding sequence CTGACCTATCGGTTCTTTTCCCGGCTCCTGCCCCGGAGCCTGCCCCAGCCGAGCGCCCAGCTCGACGTCGAAACGCGCGCCAAGCTGATGGCGATCGTCCACAAGAATGCGCCAACCGCCATCGTCGCCTCGGTGCTGCTGCCCGCGCTGACCGCCATCGGCTTCTGGAACGACGTCAGCCATGGCGCGCTGCTGGGGTGGGGCGCGGTCATGCTGTTGCTCACCACCGGCGGGCTGTGGTTCTACATTGGCTACCAGCGCGACCACGCCCTGATGAGCCGTTCGGCCCATACCCGCAAGTGGTGGAACAACATGCGCGCGGTCGCCTTCCTGACCGGCGTGACCTGGGGCAGCTCGGCGCTGCTGCATCTGTATACGGACTCGACCGTGTTCTCGAGCGTGCTGTACCTGCTGACGCTCGGGGTGCTGGCCGGCGGCGCGGTATCGCAGGCGCCGGTGCCGTCCAATCTGGTCTACGCCGGCGTGCCGATCCTGGTGCCCAACCTGCTGATGGCGGAATTCGCCTTCCCCGGCCATGGCGCCTATGTGCAGGGGCTGCTGGCAATCTACGCGCTGATGCTGTCGCGCCACGCCTTCAACCTGCAGGTCACGCTGGTGCGCGCTATCCAGCTGGAGGGCGCCAGTCGGCGCCTGGCCAAGCAGTTCCAGGACGAAAAGGAGCGCGCGCTGCATGCCAGCGAAGAGAAATCGCGCTTCCTGGCCGCGGCCAGCCATGACTTGCGCCAGCCGGTGCATGCGCTGGTGATGCTGGTCGAGGCGCTGCGCGCGCGCAACCAGTCCAGCGCGCTGCATCCGCTGGTGGAGCAGGTGGCGGCGGGCACCCAGACCATCGACCTGCTGTTCCGCTCGCTGCTGGACCTGTCCAAGCTGGAAGGGCGCAAGGTCTTGCCCACGCTGGAGCCGTGCGAGCTGGGCGCGCTGATCCGCGACGTGATGAGCCAGTTTGCCGCCGACGCGCGCGAAAGCGGGCTGACCCTGACCCCGCGCGTGCCGGACGAGCTGTACGCGATGGCCGAACCGGTGCTGCTGCGCCGCGCCCTGTTCAACCTGGTGCAGAACGCGCTGCGCTATACCCAGCGCGGCGGCGTGCTGGTGACCGCGCGCCAGCGCCGCAAGCACGTGCGGCTGGAGGTGTGGGATACCGGCGCCGGTGTCACGCCCGAGCACCTGCCAGACATCTTCTCGCCCTACTACCAGGTCCACAACCCGCAGCGCGACCCGTCGCAGGGGCTGGGCCTGGGGCTTGCCATCTTCAAGGAATGCGTGCGGCTGATGCGCGGCACCTATGGCGTGCGCTCGGTGCCGGGCAAGGGCTCGGTGTTCTGGTTCGCGCTGGCGCCGGTGCCGGCCGAAACGGTGGCCAGCGTGCGCGAGATGCGCGCCATGGCGCAGGCCGAGGAGGCCAAGCCCGACCGCCTGCAGGGCACGGTGCTGGTGGTCGACGACGACAGCCAGATCCGCAAGGCCTGGATTGCGCTGATGGAGGCCTGGGGTATCCGCGTGGCCTGCGCCGCGCACGGTGCCGACGCCGACAAGCTGTTCGCCCAGGGCCTGCGCCCCGACATCATCTTCTGCGACCTGCGCCTGCCGGGCAGCGAGAACGGGCTGGATTTGCTCGAACGCTGGCAGAACACGCAGCCGCAGGCGCGCAGTGCATTGTTGACCGGAGACCTGAAGTCGGCCGCGCTGGCGGCGGCGGAGGAGGCAGGCTATTTCGTGCTGCCCAAGCCGGTGGACCCGGCTTCGCTGCGGCTGCTGCTGCGGCGCTGGCTGCGGCCGGCCTAG
- a CDS encoding bifunctional riboflavin kinase/FAD synthetase, with protein sequence MKVFRGLPNAESRAPCALTIGNFDGVHRGHQSLLARARAAADARGLPLCVMTFEPHPREFFTPDKAPTRIALLRDKLESLRRNGVDRVVVEHFNAHFAGQSPQEFVENVLWHGLHTRWLLVGDDFRFGAKRAGDFAYLQEAGRRYGFDVEQMGSVSEGGIRISSSAVRQALADGDLEHARRLLGHGYAISGHVIHGRKLGRDLGFPTLNLRISHKRPAVSGIFVVQVHGIADHPLPGVASIGVRPTIEDAGRVLLEVHLFDFNESLYGKLVRVEFMKKLRDEARFDSLDELTAAIAKDSADARAFFGLTAPGAAAAEGGGSRDFATSATDRIR encoded by the coding sequence GTGAAAGTCTTCCGCGGCCTGCCCAACGCCGAAAGCCGGGCGCCCTGCGCGCTCACCATCGGCAATTTCGACGGTGTGCATCGCGGCCACCAGTCGCTGCTCGCGCGTGCGCGCGCGGCGGCGGATGCGCGCGGCCTGCCGCTGTGCGTGATGACCTTCGAGCCGCACCCGCGCGAATTCTTCACGCCGGACAAGGCCCCCACCCGCATCGCGCTGCTGCGCGACAAGCTGGAAAGCCTGCGCCGCAACGGCGTCGACCGCGTGGTGGTGGAACACTTCAACGCCCACTTTGCCGGCCAGTCGCCGCAGGAATTCGTCGAGAACGTGCTCTGGCACGGCCTGCATACCCGCTGGCTGCTGGTCGGCGACGATTTCCGCTTCGGCGCCAAGCGCGCCGGCGACTTCGCCTACCTGCAGGAGGCCGGGCGCCGCTACGGTTTCGATGTCGAGCAGATGGGGTCGGTGTCCGAGGGCGGCATCCGCATCTCCAGCTCGGCGGTGCGCCAGGCGCTGGCCGACGGCGACCTGGAACACGCGCGGCGCCTGCTCGGCCACGGCTACGCCATCAGCGGCCACGTGATCCACGGCCGCAAGCTGGGCCGCGACCTGGGCTTCCCCACGCTGAACCTGCGCATTTCGCACAAGCGGCCCGCGGTCAGCGGCATCTTCGTGGTGCAGGTGCACGGCATCGCCGACCACCCGCTGCCCGGCGTGGCCAGCATCGGCGTGCGCCCCACCATCGAGGACGCCGGCCGGGTGCTGCTGGAAGTGCACCTGTTCGATTTCAATGAAAGCCTGTACGGCAAGCTGGTGCGGGTCGAATTCATGAAGAAGCTGCGCGACGAGGCGCGCTTCGACTCCCTGGACGAACTCACCGCCGCGATCGCCAAGGACAGCGCCGATGCGCGCGCCTTCTTCGGCCTGACGGCGCCAGGCGCCGCGGCGGCGGAAGGCGGCGGCAGCCGCGATTTCGCCACCTCGGCCACCGACCGAATTAGGTAG
- the ileS gene encoding isoleucine--tRNA ligase, protein MSDDKRAKPEKNKYPVNLLDTPFPMRGDLPKREPQWVKQWQDKQLYKKIRAARKGAKKFVLHDGPPYANGDIHIGHAVNKVLKDMIIKARGLTGLDAVYVPGWDCHGMPIEIQIEKKFGKGLPVQEVQAKARAYATEQIQRQRVDFERLGVLGDWDHPYLTMNYSNEADELRALGKIMEKGYVFRGLKPVNWCFDCGSALAEAEVEYKDKVDLSIDVGFPFAEADKLAHAFKVPVGQLDAKPGWIVIWTTTPWTIPSNQALNVHPEVEYALVDTPRGHLILATERVEEQLKIYGLQGEVVATTTGAALSEIRFHHPLAGMDAGYDRLSPIYLGDYVTTDTGSGIVHSAPAYGVEDFQSCKAHGMPDSDIISPVMGNGVYAATLPLFGGLSIWDANPKIVEALQASGNLFNSHKYTHSYMHCWRHKTPIIYRATSQWFAGMDVDPAEANGKPVPTLRETALAGIEATEFYPSWGKQRLHNMIAHRPDWTLSRQRQWGVPMAFFVHKETGALHPRTPELLEAIAKRVEQQGIEAWQALDPAELLGDEASQYEKNRDTLDVWFDSGTTHWTVIRGSHRDDLYEPSADEADGRLADLYLEGSDQHRGWFHSSLLTASMLYGKPPYKALLTHGFTVDGEGRKMSKSIGNTVSPQDISNKMGAEIIRLWVASTDYSGELSISDEILKRVVEGYRRIRNTLRFLLSNLSDYDHGKHALPAAEWLEIDRYAVALTAQLQKEVLSHYEAYEFHPVVAKLQTFCSEDLGGFYLDVLKDRLYTTAPDSKARRAAQNALYHITQAMLHWMAPFLSFTAEEAWQVFAHGTAHTDTIFTSTYYAVPEVDDADDLLQKWHTLREVRAEVTRQLEAVRVEGEIGSSLQAELTIQAGGPVLDALQSLGDDLRFVLLTSAAKVTPAPEAGDLLVTVTPSAHAKCERCWHYRADVGHNPDHPTLCGRCDSNLFGAGEHRSHA, encoded by the coding sequence ATGTCTGACGACAAACGCGCCAAGCCCGAGAAGAACAAGTATCCCGTCAACCTGCTCGACACGCCCTTCCCGATGCGTGGCGACCTGCCCAAGCGCGAGCCGCAATGGGTCAAGCAGTGGCAGGACAAGCAGCTCTACAAGAAGATCCGCGCGGCGCGCAAGGGCGCGAAGAAGTTCGTGCTGCACGACGGCCCCCCGTATGCCAACGGCGATATCCATATCGGCCACGCCGTCAACAAGGTGCTCAAGGACATGATCATCAAGGCGCGCGGGCTGACCGGCCTCGACGCCGTCTACGTGCCGGGCTGGGACTGCCACGGCATGCCGATCGAGATCCAGATCGAGAAGAAGTTCGGCAAGGGCCTGCCGGTGCAGGAAGTCCAGGCCAAGGCGCGCGCCTACGCCACCGAGCAGATCCAGCGGCAGAGGGTGGACTTCGAGCGCCTGGGCGTGCTCGGCGACTGGGACCACCCCTACCTGACCATGAACTACAGCAACGAGGCCGACGAACTGCGCGCGCTCGGCAAGATCATGGAGAAGGGCTACGTGTTCCGCGGCCTGAAGCCGGTGAACTGGTGCTTCGACTGCGGCTCGGCGCTGGCCGAGGCCGAAGTCGAATACAAGGACAAGGTCGACCTGTCGATCGACGTGGGCTTCCCGTTTGCCGAGGCCGACAAGCTGGCGCACGCGTTCAAGGTGCCGGTCGGGCAGCTCGATGCCAAGCCGGGCTGGATCGTGATCTGGACCACCACGCCGTGGACCATCCCGAGCAACCAGGCGCTGAACGTGCATCCCGAGGTCGAATACGCGCTGGTCGACACCCCGCGCGGCCACCTGATCCTGGCCACCGAGCGCGTCGAGGAACAACTGAAAATCTACGGCCTGCAGGGCGAAGTCGTCGCCACCACTACCGGTGCGGCGCTGTCGGAAATCCGCTTCCACCATCCGCTGGCCGGGATGGATGCCGGCTATGACCGGCTCTCGCCCATCTACCTGGGCGACTACGTCACCACCGATACCGGCTCGGGCATCGTGCACTCGGCGCCGGCCTATGGCGTGGAAGACTTCCAGTCGTGCAAGGCGCACGGCATGCCGGATTCGGACATCATCAGCCCGGTGATGGGCAACGGCGTCTACGCCGCCACGCTGCCGCTGTTCGGCGGGCTGTCGATCTGGGACGCCAACCCGAAGATCGTCGAGGCGCTGCAGGCCTCGGGCAACCTGTTCAATTCGCACAAGTACACCCACAGCTACATGCACTGCTGGCGCCACAAGACGCCGATCATCTACCGCGCCACCTCGCAGTGGTTCGCGGGCATGGACGTGGATCCGGCCGAGGCGAACGGCAAGCCCGTGCCGACGCTGCGCGAGACCGCGCTGGCGGGCATCGAGGCGACCGAGTTCTATCCGTCGTGGGGCAAGCAGCGCCTGCACAACATGATCGCCCACCGGCCGGACTGGACCCTGTCGCGCCAGCGCCAGTGGGGCGTGCCGATGGCGTTCTTCGTGCACAAGGAAACCGGCGCGCTGCATCCGCGTACGCCCGAACTGCTGGAAGCAATCGCCAAGCGCGTCGAGCAGCAAGGCATCGAAGCCTGGCAGGCGCTGGACCCCGCCGAGCTGCTCGGCGACGAGGCCAGCCAGTATGAGAAGAACCGCGACACGCTCGACGTCTGGTTTGATTCCGGCACCACGCACTGGACCGTGATCCGCGGCTCGCACCGCGACGACCTGTACGAACCGTCCGCCGACGAGGCCGACGGCCGCCTCGCCGACCTGTACCTGGAAGGCTCGGACCAGCACCGCGGCTGGTTCCACTCGTCGCTGCTGACCGCTTCGATGCTGTATGGCAAGCCGCCCTACAAAGCGCTGCTGACGCACGGCTTCACCGTCGACGGCGAAGGCCGCAAGATGTCCAAGTCGATCGGCAATACCGTGTCGCCGCAGGACATCTCGAACAAGATGGGCGCCGAGATCATCCGCCTGTGGGTGGCGTCGACCGACTACTCCGGCGAGCTGTCGATCTCGGACGAGATCCTCAAGCGCGTGGTGGAAGGCTATCGCCGCATCCGCAATACGCTGCGCTTCCTGCTGTCCAACCTGTCTGACTACGACCACGGCAAGCACGCGCTGCCGGCCGCCGAGTGGCTGGAGATCGACCGCTACGCGGTGGCGCTGACCGCGCAGCTGCAGAAGGAAGTGCTGTCGCACTACGAGGCCTATGAATTCCACCCGGTGGTGGCCAAGCTGCAGACCTTCTGCTCCGAGGACCTGGGCGGCTTCTACCTCGACGTGCTGAAGGACCGCCTGTACACCACCGCACCGGATTCCAAGGCGCGCCGCGCCGCGCAGAACGCGCTGTACCACATCACCCAGGCGATGCTGCACTGGATGGCGCCATTCCTGTCGTTCACCGCCGAGGAAGCATGGCAGGTGTTCGCCCACGGCACCGCGCACACCGACACCATCTTCACCAGCACCTATTACGCCGTGCCGGAAGTCGACGACGCCGACGACCTGCTGCAGAAATGGCATACGCTGCGCGAGGTGCGCGCCGAAGTCACGCGGCAGCTCGAGGCAGTGCGCGTGGAAGGCGAGATCGGCTCTTCGCTGCAGGCCGAGCTGACCATCCAGGCCGGCGGCCCGGTGCTGGACGCGCTGCAAAGCCTGGGCGACGACCTGCGCTTCGTGCTGCTGACCTCGGCGGCCAAGGTCACGCCCGCGCCCGAGGCCGGCGACCTGCTGGTGACGGTGACGCCGTCGGCGCATGCCAAGTGCGAGCGCTGCTGGCATTACCGCGCCGACGTCGGCCACAACCCCGACCACCCCACCCTCTGCGGCCGCTGCGACAGCAACCTGTTCGGCGCCGGCGAACACAGGAGCCATGCCTGA
- the lspA gene encoding signal peptidase II — MASTTSRSARPARRNNKAAGSTTPLLWMAFALLVVLLDQFFKIVIVRSFSYGESRPVTGFFNLVLVYNKGAAFSFLADAGGWQRWFFTGLGVVVGAFIVWLLYRHTGQRLFCFAVSLILGGAVGNVIDRVVYGHVIDFLDFYVGRYHWPAFNVADCAITVGAVLLIVDELRRVRRH, encoded by the coding sequence ATGGCATCGACCACGTCCCGTTCGGCGCGCCCGGCGCGCCGCAACAACAAGGCTGCCGGCAGCACCACCCCGCTGCTGTGGATGGCCTTTGCGCTGCTGGTGGTGCTGCTCGACCAGTTCTTCAAGATCGTGATCGTGCGCAGCTTCAGCTACGGCGAGTCGCGCCCGGTCACCGGCTTCTTCAACCTGGTGCTGGTCTACAACAAGGGCGCGGCGTTCAGCTTCCTGGCTGACGCCGGCGGCTGGCAGCGCTGGTTCTTCACCGGCCTGGGCGTGGTGGTGGGCGCCTTCATCGTCTGGCTGCTGTACCGCCATACCGGCCAGCGGCTGTTCTGCTTCGCGGTATCGCTGATCCTGGGCGGCGCGGTCGGCAACGTGATCGACCGCGTGGTCTATGGGCACGTGATCGACTTCCTGGATTTTTACGTGGGCAGGTACCACTGGCCGGCGTTCAATGTGGCCGACTGCGCGATCACGGTTGGGGCGGTGCTGCTGATCGTGGACGAGCTGCGGCGGGTGCGGCGGCACTGA
- the coaBC gene encoding bifunctional phosphopantothenoylcysteine decarboxylase/phosphopantothenate--cysteine ligase CoaBC, with product MDLRGKHIVLGLTGGIACYKSAELVRLLTKAGATVQVAMTEAATHFITPVTMQALSGRPVFLSQWDARIDNNMAHIDLSREADAIVIAPASTDFLARLANGLCDDLLSTLCIARDCPLLVAPAMNRQMWAAPATQRNAAQLRADGVVILGPGSGDQACGEVGDGRMLEPEELLDDLIAFFQPKPLQGKRMLITAGPTFEAIDPVRGITNLSSGKMGFSIARAAREAGAEVLLVAGPTGLPTPRGVIRTNVRSAQQMHDAVMAQLHGVDVFVAVAAVADWRPAEVAQQKLKKASDTDTPTLQFVQNPDILAAVAARADAPYCVGFAAESENLEQYGEQKRQRKGVPLLVGNIGHHTFGMDDNEIVLFDAAGMTRLPRADKLSLARQLVAAIGQRLPGRARP from the coding sequence ATGGATTTGCGCGGCAAGCATATCGTTCTCGGCCTGACCGGCGGCATCGCCTGCTACAAGTCGGCCGAGCTGGTCCGACTGCTGACCAAGGCCGGCGCCACCGTGCAGGTGGCGATGACCGAGGCGGCGACGCACTTCATTACCCCGGTGACGATGCAGGCGCTGTCCGGCCGGCCGGTGTTCCTGTCGCAGTGGGACGCCCGCATCGACAACAACATGGCGCATATCGACCTCTCGCGAGAGGCCGATGCCATCGTCATCGCACCCGCCTCGACCGACTTCCTCGCGCGCCTGGCCAACGGCCTGTGCGACGACCTGCTCAGCACGCTGTGCATCGCGCGCGACTGCCCGCTGCTGGTGGCGCCGGCAATGAACCGCCAGATGTGGGCCGCACCGGCGACCCAGCGCAACGCCGCGCAGCTGCGCGCCGACGGCGTGGTGATCCTGGGCCCCGGCAGCGGCGACCAGGCCTGCGGCGAAGTCGGCGACGGCCGCATGCTGGAGCCCGAAGAGCTGCTCGACGACCTCATCGCCTTCTTCCAGCCCAAGCCGCTGCAAGGCAAGCGCATGCTGATCACCGCCGGGCCCACCTTCGAGGCGATCGACCCGGTGCGCGGCATCACCAACCTGTCGTCCGGCAAGATGGGCTTCTCGATCGCGCGCGCGGCGCGCGAGGCCGGCGCCGAAGTGCTGCTGGTGGCCGGCCCCACCGGCCTGCCCACCCCGCGCGGCGTGATCCGCACCAACGTGCGCAGCGCGCAGCAGATGCATGACGCGGTGATGGCGCAGCTGCACGGCGTGGATGTCTTCGTCGCGGTGGCCGCGGTGGCGGACTGGCGCCCGGCCGAGGTCGCGCAGCAGAAGCTGAAGAAGGCCAGCGATACCGATACGCCGACGCTGCAGTTCGTGCAGAACCCCGACATCCTGGCCGCGGTGGCGGCCCGTGCCGACGCGCCCTACTGCGTCGGCTTTGCCGCCGAAAGCGAGAACCTGGAGCAGTACGGCGAACAGAAGCGCCAGCGCAAGGGCGTGCCGCTGCTGGTCGGCAATATCGGCCACCACACCTTCGGCATGGACGACAACGAGATCGTGCTGTTCGACGCCGCCGGCATGACACGGCTGCCGCGTGCCGACAAGCTGTCGCTGGCACGGCAGCTGGTCGCGGCCATCGGCCAGCGCCTGCCCGGACGCGCGCGCCCCTGA
- the dut gene encoding dUTP diphosphatase has product MTQPLNPTVEIKVLDARLNQWGLPAYQSEMAAAIDLHACVDAPVSIAPGTAAQLVPAGIAVHMGNPYMAATIVPRSGLGHKKGLVLGNSIGVIDADYQGQIMVSVWNRNAPGTEPIVIQPGERIAQMMFVPVLRPVFTTVDEFSEDSVRGAGGFGSTGVHHAKAGA; this is encoded by the coding sequence ATGACCCAGCCACTGAACCCGACCGTCGAAATCAAGGTGCTCGATGCGCGCCTGAACCAATGGGGCCTGCCCGCCTACCAGAGCGAAATGGCCGCCGCCATCGACCTGCACGCCTGCGTCGACGCGCCCGTGTCGATCGCGCCCGGCACCGCCGCGCAACTGGTGCCGGCCGGCATCGCCGTGCATATGGGCAACCCGTATATGGCCGCGACCATCGTGCCGCGCTCTGGGCTGGGCCACAAGAAGGGTCTGGTGCTGGGCAATTCGATCGGCGTGATCGACGCCGACTACCAGGGCCAGATCATGGTCAGCGTGTGGAACCGCAACGCGCCGGGCACCGAGCCGATCGTGATCCAGCCGGGCGAGCGCATCGCGCAGATGATGTTCGTGCCGGTGCTGCGGCCGGTGTTTACGACGGTGGACGAGTTCAGTGAGGACAGCGTGCGCGGGGCGGGTGGCTTTGGCTCGACGGGCGTGCATCACGCCAAGGCTGGCGCCTGA
- a CDS encoding VOC family protein, producing the protein MATQAEMFDHAVVVCPDLDAGAQAWQRLGFTLTPRGYHTLGSQNHCIMLQRDYLELLHVTAPNPSRQYYWDAQARGGGCAAMSCKSADAFATAARLRAAGWHTSDPIEFSRPVRLDDGSEHPATFRVTALDDAPGARYFVCEHRTPELLWRPEWTRHANGAHSIATMFLVVAPALVDAAAHAYAELTGGEMTQLSEHVCSLALDDATLVISTPQALASATGTAHIRRDRPGYAAIRLRTDDLAAARAGWRAEGVPTHDLGPRETLVPAEAAGGVALLFEQRD; encoded by the coding sequence ATGGCAACGCAAGCAGAAATGTTCGATCACGCCGTGGTGGTGTGCCCCGACCTCGATGCCGGGGCGCAGGCCTGGCAGCGGCTGGGCTTCACGCTGACGCCGCGCGGCTACCACACGCTGGGCTCGCAGAACCACTGCATCATGCTGCAGCGGGACTACCTGGAGCTGCTGCACGTGACCGCGCCCAATCCCAGCCGCCAGTATTACTGGGACGCCCAGGCGCGCGGCGGCGGCTGCGCGGCGATGTCGTGCAAGAGCGCCGATGCCTTCGCCACCGCGGCGCGGCTGCGCGCGGCCGGCTGGCATACCTCGGACCCGATCGAATTCTCGCGCCCGGTGCGCCTGGACGATGGCAGCGAGCATCCGGCCACCTTCCGCGTGACCGCGCTCGACGACGCGCCGGGCGCGCGCTATTTCGTCTGCGAGCACCGCACCCCCGAACTGCTGTGGCGGCCCGAGTGGACCCGCCACGCCAACGGCGCGCACAGCATCGCGACCATGTTCCTGGTGGTGGCACCGGCGCTGGTGGATGCCGCCGCGCACGCCTATGCCGAACTGACGGGTGGCGAGATGACGCAGTTGAGCGAGCATGTCTGCAGCCTGGCGTTGGACGATGCCACGCTGGTCATCAGCACGCCGCAGGCGCTGGCGTCGGCTACCGGCACTGCGCATATCCGGCGCGACCGGCCGGGCTATGCGGCGATTCGCCTGCGCACCGATGACCTCGCCGCTGCGCGGGCTGGCTGGCGTGCCGAAGGTGTGCCGACACATGACCTGGGGCCGCGCGAGACGCTGGTGCCGGCCGAGGCGGCTGGCGGGGTGGCGTTGTTGTTTGAGCAGCGGGACTGA
- a CDS encoding tripartite tricarboxylate transporter substrate binding protein has product MSSAERTRRRRLLLKILPLGALPATMLHAAAAGAADGAASNRPIALVLPFPPGGSVDIVARQLQPGLKAALGQTVVVDNKPGAGGLIASSTVARARPDGNTLLMAFDTHAINPFAYKQLPYDTFRDFSPISQLVRFPLVIAANPALPASNVRELVALARARHDGVRYASSGIGSLNQLAAEALATEAGVHMLHVPYKGGGPAVQAVLSNEVDIFFSSYAAVQAHVAARTIKLLGVTGTSRLRQLPQVPTVAEQGLKGFEAYSWIGVFGPADLPAATVARLHGALVESLRQPRVVDALGAQGFEIVGGSPAELGQLVRREHDKWQAVARKANIQFE; this is encoded by the coding sequence ATGTCCTCTGCCGAACGCACGCGGCGCCGCCGCCTGCTGCTCAAGATCCTGCCGCTGGGCGCCCTGCCGGCCACGATGCTCCATGCCGCCGCCGCGGGCGCCGCCGATGGGGCAGCAAGCAACCGCCCGATCGCACTGGTGCTGCCGTTCCCGCCGGGCGGCAGCGTCGATATCGTCGCGCGCCAGCTGCAGCCCGGGCTGAAGGCGGCGCTGGGGCAGACCGTGGTGGTGGACAACAAGCCCGGCGCGGGCGGGCTGATCGCGTCGAGCACGGTCGCGCGCGCCAGGCCCGACGGCAATACGCTGCTGATGGCATTCGACACGCATGCGATCAACCCGTTTGCCTACAAGCAGCTGCCCTACGACACCTTCCGCGATTTCTCGCCGATCTCGCAACTTGTGCGTTTTCCGTTGGTGATTGCCGCCAACCCGGCGCTGCCGGCGTCGAATGTGCGCGAACTGGTGGCGCTGGCCAGGGCCAGGCACGATGGCGTGCGCTATGCGTCGTCGGGCATCGGCAGCCTGAACCAGCTCGCCGCCGAGGCGCTGGCGACCGAGGCCGGCGTGCATATGCTGCACGTGCCGTACAAGGGCGGCGGCCCGGCCGTGCAGGCGGTGCTGTCCAACGAGGTCGACATCTTCTTCAGCAGCTACGCCGCGGTGCAGGCGCACGTGGCCGCGCGCACGATCAAGCTGCTGGGCGTGACCGGCACCAGCCGCCTGCGCCAGTTGCCGCAGGTGCCCACGGTGGCCGAGCAGGGCCTCAAGGGCTTCGAGGCGTATTCCTGGATCGGCGTGTTCGGTCCGGCCGACCTGCCGGCGGCGACGGTGGCGCGCCTCCATGGCGCGCTGGTCGAGTCGCTGCGCCAGCCGCGCGTGGTCGATGCGCTGGGCGCGCAAGGCTTTGAAATCGTCGGCGGCAGCCCGGCCGAGCTGGGCCAGCTGGTGCGCCGCGAGCATGACAAATGGCAGGCGGTGGCGCGCAAGGCCAATATCCAGTTCGAATGA